The stretch of DNA AAAGAATGATGTGCTTATTTATTTAAATGGTAATGCGAAATTAATTTTGCAACTTGAGAGAACCTTACTTAATTTGATAGGTCACCTTTCGGGAATAACTACTCAGGTTGCTTTTTTTGTAATGAAAGCCCGTGCATGTAATCCAGATATAATAATTGCCTGTACGAGAAAGACCACTCCCGGAATGAGGTATTTCGAAAAAATGGCTTTTAAAACAGGCGGTGGCGACACCCATAGGTTTTCTTTATCTGATGCCGTTATGATCAAAGATAACCATCTTAAATTGCTCGGTGGAGTGGCACAGGCTGTCAGGCACGCGAAAGAGAAATCCAGCTTTGCCCACAAAATAGAAGTTGAGGTTGAGACTTTAGAAGAGGCTCTCATTGCAGCTCAGGAGGGTGCGGATATAGTAATGCTCGACAATATGACCCCCGCAGAGATTTCAAAAGTTGTTGAAAAATATAAGGAACTGGGTTATTACGGGAGAGTACTTCTTGAGGCTTCGGGTGGCATTACCTTTGAAAACCTTGAAGACTATGCAAAAACCGGTGTAAATATTATCTCTTCGGGTTATCTTACAAAGACAGTGAGAAGTTGCGACGTTAGTCTGGAGTTAGAATTATGAGACTTGGAATTATAGGCTGTGGTGCCATAGGGAACTTTGTAGCGAGAAAAATTGAAGAGGGTGTTGTACCTCATACTGTTCTGGGTGTTGTTTTCGACGTAAGAGTTGAAAAAGCTTACCAGCTTCAGAATTTACTTTCAATCAAACCTGATATTGCTTTCGATTTTGAAGATTTCATTAAGTACGACGTAGATGTAGTTTTGGAAGCAGCTTCTCAACAGGCTCTAAAAGATTATGGTTTTAGGATTTTAGAGTCGGGCAAAGATCTCGTAGCTATGAGTGCAGGTGCCTTTGCTGACGAGGAGTTCAGACGCAAACTTTTTGATTTTGCGCGTCTAAATAACAGAAAAATATATATTCCCTCGGGTGCAGTAGCGGGTCTTGATGGACTTAAGGCTTTGTCATATGTCAACATTTCAAAGGCCAAACTGGTTACGAGAAAACCCCCGGCGGGACTTGGGAAAAGCACTGAACAACCTGAAACTTTGTTTAAGGGGTCTGCTGCAGAGGCAGCAAAACTCTTTCCGCAAAATATAAATGTAGCCGTTGCTCTTGGCCTTGCTGGTGATATTTTGGAAAAGCTCGAGGTCGAAATAATTGTTGATCCGAAAGTTAAAAATAACATGCATACTATAGAAGTAGAATCAGAGGCAGCAGAGCTTAAAATAGTTTTAAAAAATAGGCCGTTTCCACAGAATCCAAAAACCAGTTTCCTGGCAGCTCTTTCCTGCCTTCAGGTGCTTAAAAACATAAGCAGTCATGTGATAATCGGGGGGTAGTGATGAAAAAGCTGGCAGAAAGTGTTGTTGATTTGCTAAAAATGAAAAAAGTTCAATACGGAGATGTAAGGGTGGTAAGAGTAGTTAAAGAATTTATTTTAATTAAGGATGGGATTGTTGAGGAGATTGGAAAATCAGTGAGTGAAGGTGTGGGGGTTCGTGCGCTCATCGATGGGCGATGGGGTTTTGCTGGCATTAGTTCGACTTCTATAAGGGATGCGGAGGAAGCTATTAATAGTGCAGTGGAAATAGCCCGTTCTGCCGGTAAACTTGGAAGACAGTCTGGATTGAGTGAGGAGCCTTCTTACGTGGATAGCTATGTCAGCGCCTTTGTCAAAGACCCCTTTAAAGTTAATATTGAGGATAAGATTAATCTGCTTCTTGAGGTAGATTCGCATTTAAAAGGAAGATATGTAAAAAAGCGTATTTCTTACATGGAGTTTGAAGAATTTAAGCAGGTGTTTGCCAGTACAGAAGGAAGTTTGATTGACCAAAAGTTTATTGATTCCTCCATCTCCCTTAAGGTTGTGGGGGAGAGAAAAGGTGAGGTACAGGAAAGGAGCTTTTCGAATACACTCAGGAAGGGGTATGAATACATATCAGAATTGAACTTGATAGCCATTGCTGAACAGCTCATTGACGAGCTTCAACAACTTTTGGTAGTTCCTACGTGCCCAGAAGGCGAGATGGATGTTATTCTTGCTCCTGATCAGATGGCTTTACAGATTCATGAGTCTATTGGTCACCCTTTAGAATTGGACAGAGTGCTTGGATTTGAGGCGTCTTATGCGGGAACAAGTTTTGCGACTCTCGATAAACTGAATAGTTTTCAATATGGTTCAGAGCTTTTGAATGTTTATCAGGATTCCACCTACCCGCACGGACTTGGCACCTTTGGTTACGATGATGAAGGCGTTAAAGCACAAAAAGTTCCACTCATAAAAAATGGAATCCTTTCTGGATATCTTTCCTCGAGGGAAAGTGCTTACTATATAAATGCAAGGAGTTCAGGAGCTGCAAGGGCCCAGGATTGGTCAAGGATACCTTTGGTGAGGATGACCAATATAAACCTTCTTCCGGGAAATTCCTCCTTGGATGAAATGATTGAATCTACAAAGTATGGTGTTCTTATGAAGACTAACAAGTCCTGGTCTATTGATGATAAAAGACTAAACTTTCAATTTGGTACAGAGGTTGGCTATCTCATTTCGAATGGAAAAATAGTGGGCATGGTCAAAAACCCTTCTTACACTGGGATAACACCGGTGTTCTGGAATAATCTGGTAATGGTAGGCAACGAGAAGGAATTTGAATATTACGGAATTCCCGGATGTGGCAAGGGAGAACCTGGCCAGATTATGAAAGTTGGCCATGGTAGCCCCCCTTGCAAATTTGTAAAAGTTAAGGTTATGCCTTCAAAATGAAGAAAAGAATTTTGCCAATTTTCATTCTTATAGGAATTTCCTGCTCTCCCGAAAAATCAAACTACGTGACAAAGACATACATTGTGATGGGCACCGTTTTGAACGTTACCCTTCCCCAAGATTACGCTTTTTTTAGTGACTCTGTTTATTATATTTTTCGTCTTGTAGATTCATTAATGAATCCCGTAAAGCCATATTCGGATATTTACAAAGTCAACAGTAATTCTGGCAAATTTGTTTCCGTTCATCCTTATACTGCAGATTGCATTAAGAAGGCTCTTCTTGTGTCTGATCTGACAGATGGGGCTTTTGATATTACCGTTGGTTCTCTTGTTCACCTCTGGCACTTTGATGAGCAGGGCAAATATAAATTTCCCCCTGAGGATTCTATTGAGAAGTATAGAAAGTTTATCAACTTCGAAGAGGTTATTGTATCAGACAACGCAGTTAAGATTGGCAAAAATCAAAGGATAACCGTTGCAGGAATAGCTAAGGGTTATGCGATTGACCTTTCCGCACAATACCTCAAGACCAGAGGCGTGAACTCTGCAATAATAGACGCGGGAGGAGATCTTTATCTTTTGGGTTCAAAGGGCAGAAGGCCGTGGAAAGTTGGGATAAGGGACCCTCATAATAGGGGAATTAACAGAATTATCGCACTATCAGATTTGGCTTGTTGTACTTCTGGAGATTACGAAAGGTACGTGGAGCAAAATGGAACAAGGTATAGCCACATTTTTTCACCTTTTACTGGCTATCCCGTGTCAAATGGTGTTCGAAGTGTTACGGTAATATATGGTGATGCAACCCTCTGTGACGCTTTTGCCACTGCAATATTTGTTTTAGGGCCCGATGAAGCAAAAAGTCTGAGGAAAAAAATAGAGGGATTGGAATACTATATAGTGACGGATGACACGACGCTTTTTTCGGATGGTTTTAATTCTTATTTTGTTGATTAGTCTGGTTTTTGTAGTTTTGCGGACCAATTTCATAAATGTCGTTTCCGTTAGCATCAATACCAACTATTACAGGAAAATCTGCTACTTGAAAAGCGTATATTGCCTCTGGTCCAAGGTCTTCATAAGCGATCACCTTTGAGCCTACGATCTTTGTCGAGAGTAAAGCCCCAGCACCACCAGTAGCAATAAAATAAACACCACCAAATTTTCTTAGGGCTTCTCTAACTTTCTGACTCCTTTTGCCCTTCCCAATAAATCCATGGACGCCGTGCTTTAAAAGTATAGGTACATATGGATCCATGCGATAGGAAGTGGTTGGTCCTGCTGATCCTATAATCCTTCCAGGGGGTGCAGGGGAGGGACCGCAATAATAAATAATTGCACCATTTAAGGGAAACAGGTTAAACTCCCCCCTTTCAAGTTCATTCAATATCCTTTTATGGGCTGCATCTCGTGCGGTGTATATAGTTCCGTTGAGAAGAACCCTTTCCCCTACCTTTAAATTCAGGATTTCTTCTTTTTTTGCTGGCAAAAATAATCGCTTTTCGTGCATATAAGAATTTTAATTCCCGTGCTGTTTATTTTCAAGATGCAACAAGGTCCAGGAAGGGAGATTTAAAAAATTTGTATTTAGCACTTTTTTTCTTTACTATCTGGATAAAATTTTCAAAAACCCAGATTTTCTGAAGCTAAAATGCTATAATTTTCCTTATATAAACACGCTTATCTCCACCATCAACAGTAACTCTTATGATGTAAACGCCTTGTGTCATATCCTCCAATAACACCCCTTCTGATGGCTCTATCTTCATCTTGCTTCTTATAGCTCTTCCACAACTATTGTAAATATCCACAGACACAGGGAATCTACCCGAGTTTGTAATTTTCAAACCCTCAGGAAGTGTTGCAATATCAAGAGGTATACTATCTTCCATACTAAAAGACCCGGTACTATCTTCTACCTCTAAAAAGCCAAAATAAAAAGTGTCAGACTCTGATATTATCGTTGTATCAGGGAAGTAGACATAACTCCTTAATACCCTCCACCCACTCTCGTTGTCATCCCATGGAGGCAGTTCCACAACTACACTATCCCAATAACACCGTGAAGGATATGGAAAACTATCAATCGTCTGCCATACGATGTCCTTACCTCTATGAAAATTCATCTTCACCTTTGCGGAATCGGCACCACCGGTTCCCATTCCATTGCATGATCCTATAAGCATGCTTATCGTAACATGACGACGGTCTATAGGAGTTATATGTGCCTCGAACCCACCTCCAGGCCTTACCCTATCACCGAAAAGGCTACCATAAATGCAGTAAAGTCCATTCTGCTCTGCATCTGAAATGTAACGAACTGTATTGGGAGGAAGCGTGCTATCCACCAGGCAATCAGGACACGGAGAATGGCCAAGCCCGAGGGCATGACCCATCTCATGCCTCAATACAGTATAGAAGTCAACCTCTTCTCGTACATATTTCTCCGGTGGCCCGACCAGAATATATAAATTATTATTCCCCCAAAAATCGATCTTTCCAGTCCTGCGATTGGCAACAGTCTTCCATAGGGTTCGGCCAAGGATATCGTCTGCACTTGGCAAGTCCAAATCCATTCTAATCACAATCGCGTGCCAGGCGTGTTCAATATCAGTGCTTTTATATTGCAAAGAAAACCCGCATTCCTGTGTGTATGCATTCCAGGATCGTATGACGTCTGTGATTATCTTTGTCCTTGTTACAGCGTCAAAACGCGGGTCTATGTAAATAAGGATTGTAGAATAACGGCTTATATCCCACCAGGCCCCATTAGCAGTATATGCATTGGGATCACAGGCTGATACTGCTAAACAAAGTAAAACCTTTATCATCTTTACCTCTCCTGCTTTAAAACAGGAAGTTCTTTTCTTATAAATTTTAGCACAGACTGAACAACATCATCCGTAAAAATCACCTCAGGAAAAACATAGTAGGCTGATTCCCCCATTGGATCATAATCCACATCTATCAATACCTCCCCTGTTTTTCTCCTCCTTTCAAGATATTCTTTTATACCCTCATCAGGAGGGAATAAACCAACATAATGCCAGCCATCTTCTTTCAAAACGGCTATTTCCCTTATAGCCTTTATACAGCTGTCATCATCAGATACAAGATCCTGCATACCAAATCCACCCCAAAACACTTCGAGAATGGACATTTTCCACCGTTCCAAAAGAGGTATAGCCTTGCCACTTACGTACGATATTAAAAGTAGCTTACCTTCATTTAAATGCCCCCCTAAACCCCCATTTTCCTCTATTATGTAATCTGGTACAATACCTGCATGAATTGGTCTAAACGTAAGTAAAATTCCGGTATCCTTAACAGCCATATTTCTCCATATCTCTTCCATGTTGCATCCATCTCCAAAATGATAAATCAATGGGTCATGCACTGCTACAACCTGCCTCGGCTCCCACGAAATAAGATATTCTCCCTTCTTACACAGCCTGGGCAGATCCACCCTCGCTTTCAGCCTCCTCTCTATCCTTATATTCTCAAGCCTCTTCGTAAACATCACACCACTCCTGCCATAGCCATGGCCCAGAAAACGCTCGAAAAAATTAAGGATGTATTTATTAACGCTATCCCTTTTAAAATCTTCATTAGTTTCCAACTCATGGAGGGCCGTCCAGAAGTCGTACCATGTAGTATCTGGAACATTTAAACCCCGCCCTTTAAAATACCTCCTCATTAACTCAGCAAGGTAAATACCAATTGTGTACCTCGCAGAAGCAGCATCAGGGCCATTCCAGAACTCCATAACTTCATCTTCACTCAGACTATCTAAGGGTTTCTTTAACGCCTCCTCTATAAAATGCTTCTGATATTTGTTGAAATTATACTTGCTGTGAACATCCGGAGATGAAAAAAGGCAGCTTAATAGAATTAAGACATTTAACATACACACCCCCTGTTCTAATTACAATATATTATAACCTTAGGAACTCAGTAAATCAGTTCCTGGTGAATAAGGGATGTTTGGCATGTGTCCATTTTGTCTTTTTCATTTTAACAACATTTTTCCACATTTAAGCGCCTCTAAGGGGAGTAGAACCATGATTCCTCAATTAAATAGGCTTTGATCTCTTCCCATCCCGTTGCAGGCTTCCAGTTTTTCTGTGAGTATAAAAAAACAATTTCCTTAGTCCCATCTCGATGATGGCACTACCATTAAGCTGAAGAAATTTCTACAAACTTGAATAAAAACTCCAATAATTCTTTTAGTTCAATTCTTCGCCATTAAAATTTTCAATATGAAAAAGCGGATGATACTTTCAGTGTTGTTAGGAGTTATTTTTGTTGTGTTTTTAGCGGTTGCGGTTTACTCATCATTTAGAGCATATAAAGTGCGTAATAGGATGTGGTACGTAAAAAATGTGAATCCTTCAATAAGAGTTGAAGTGATTAATGCTACTGGTATCCCTGGCCTTGCAAGAAAGGTTACTTTTCTCTTAAGGCAGGATGGCTTTGACGTGGTTTACTATTCGAGTTCAAGAGATACAATTAAAAAGACGGTTGTTGTGGAACGCTCTGACTCTTCTATGTCTCACGCTAAACATCTTGCCAAATGGCTTGGTTGCAAAGAAATTACGATGGAATGGGATTATGACAAAATTTCTGATTGTGCCCTGGTATTGGGACTGGACTTTAACCAATATTTTCCTGGTTTGGATACTGCTAAAATTCTTTATTGATTTCCAGGTGGGCTATAATTAGGGGCTTCTTTGGTAATTATAATGTCATGGGGGTGGGATTCCCTCACACCGGCGTGGGTAATTTTTATAAACCTGCTTTTTACCCTTAGCTCTTGAATATTTTTTGATCCAGTATAGCCCATGCCAGAGCGGAGGCCGCCTAAGAGCTGAAAAACCACATCAGCGACCTTTCCACGGTAGGGTACCATTCCTTCAACACCCTCTGGGACTAACTTGCTTTGTTTATCCTGGAAATAACGATCCTTGCTCCCCTGAGACATGGCACCTAAGGAACCCATTCCTCTATAGACCTTAAACTTTCTCCCTTCGTAAAGGATTGTTTCTCCAGGACTTTCATCGGTACCAGCAAAAAGGCTACCGATCATAACGGAGGAGGCCCCAGCAGCAAGGGCCTTTACAATATCTCCTGAGTATCTGATTCCTCCGTCGGCAATTACTGGGATGTCATATTTTTTCGCTTCTTCATAACAGTCCATTATTGCAGTAAGTTGAGGTACACCTATACCTGCGACCACCCTGGTAGTGCATATGGAACCGGGACCGACACCAACTTTGACTCCATCAACACCAGCTTCAATCAATGCCTTGCAGCCTTCCTTTGTGGCTACGTTGCCTGCAACTACTGGGATTTCAAAGTTCTTTTTTATCCACTTAACCATTTCAATTACTCTCTTATGGTGGCCGTGGGCGGTATCAACTACAACTACATCACAACCAGCTTCTACAAGTTTTTTAACTCTCTCCTTTGAATCATCACCCGTTCCGCAGGCTGCTGCAACCCTTAAACGACCGTGGGAATCTACATTTGCGTCAGGATATTCCAGCTTTCTTAAAATGTCCTTAAAGGTCACAAGGTATTTTAGTCTACCATCTTTATCAACGATCGGAAGTTTCTCAACCTTATGTTTTTTCATCTTCTTTTTTGCTTCTTCCATTGATATGCCGACAATTCCCGTAATGAGATTCGTTGTCATTACTTCTTCAAGGGGCTTTGAGTCATCATTTTCAAAAAGAAGGTCCCTTTTCGTGACTATTCCAAGAAGTCTCCTCTCATTATCGACAATTGGAATTCCTGAAATACCTTTTTCTTCTATAAGTTTTAAAGCGTCTTTCACTATATTTTCAGGCCCGAGAACAAAAGGATCCTCTATGAACCAACTTTGGGCTCTCTTAACTTTCCTAACTTCTTCGGCTTGCTTTTCTGGTGTCATATTTCTGTGGATGACTCCAATGCCTCCGAGCCTGGCAATGGCAATAGCCATTTCTGATTCGGTAACTGTGTCCATTGCAGCGGAAACAAGGGGTATGTTTAATGGAACATTTTTGGCAAATATAGTTCTTAAATCGGTCTCCGCAGGAAGAATTTCACTTTCACCTGGGAGAATTAAAACATCATCAAAGGTCAAGCCTTCTTTTAAATTCATTGTAAACTAAAAGCTGGGGGACAGGGATTCGAACCCCGACTGGCGGATCCAGAGTCCGCTGTCCTGCCAGTTAGACGATCCCCCAGTGGTAGCGCCACCGGGATTTGAACCCGGGTCTCCTGGCTGAGAACCAGGTATCCTGAGCCAGACTAGACGATGGCGCCTATAGTAATATTATAGAGTTTTGGTACTGTATAAGCAAGTTGTTGGAAGAGTTTTACTACAAAATCTAAAGCTTTGTATTTTTACTGCCTCAATGCCCTTTTAATGTTTTGTTGAATATTTTGTATCTGCTTATTATAATTTTCACATGAGTGAACATAGGGTTTTAAATAGTTTTGAGTCTTTATTGAGGGATAATGTCTCCCAGGTGAAGGGGGTGGAGTTCTATTATAATATCTTTGAATCCCCTTACAGTAAGGATTTCATAGGTTTAGGAGGCGAGATTCCAGAGGTTTATTCTTTTGATGACAAAGTTGCCTTTATTGATGCGCTTAGTGGACTTATTATAACCTTTGAGGGCACCGATGAATTGGTATTGAAGTGGATAAACAGACATAAAGGATTTGTAATGCTCGTCTTAAAAATTACGGTATCGGAGTATCTAAGGAATGTTCTCGACGAGTTTGCAAGCAAGATTATAGAAGTTAGGGATTTCCAAGAAATTTACAATGAGATCATTTCCTATTTGAGTGTGATTACATCGTCAACATTAGGTGCAATTACCGTTTATGATGAGGTAAGCAATGTTTTAGTGGGAAAGGGTAGAGGTTACAAGGATGTCTCCTTACACGGTAACGTGATGCTTGAAGGCTTCTTCAATGTTCCTCTCACGCCCGAAACGGCAGCTTCCAAAGCTTTAGAAGTAAAGGATATACTGGTTATTAACGACGCTAAAAACGAACCGAGAATTTTGAAAAAATTTGTTGAGTACTATAAAGTTGACAGAGTAATGATCGCCCCCATTTTTGTTGAAGAGAAGCTTTTTGGGATGATTTATTTGGGTCGATATGAGGGGTTACCTTCTTATACCCAGGGGGAAGTCAGACTTTTAAAGTCTCTCATTCCTTATCTCACGAGTGTCTTGAAATTGCTAAAACACCGCGAAGATTCTGAGAAGAGGTTAAAAGCCCTCCTCTTTGTTAAGGATCTGGCTGAAGATATTTTAAGCGAGTCGAGTCTTCTTAAAATCTTCGATGTTTCAAGGGAATATCTTAAAGAAATAGTGAAAATTGAAAATTGTGCTTTTTATAACTTTAACCCTGTTGATTTAACCTTGCTATATAATTTTGGTTTTTCAAAAGTTGAGCTTGCTGAAATAAAAAAGAATATTTCTTCTTCAGGTACATTGGAAAAAGGTGACGAGATATGCCCTACTTTTATTAGAAATCCCAATCTTGACTATAAAATTTTGTGTGCGGTTCCCTTTTCCATAGAAAATCGGAATTTTATAGCTGTTCTTGGTTCTCGAACCAAGGAAAAGCTTACCAAAGAAGATCAAGAACTGATAAGGGTTCTCTTTAGCTCTGTTAAAGTTGCATCCAAAAATCTTTTTCTGTACGAAAAGAGTGTTGAAGCTCTCGACAAAATAATCGAAATTCTATCTCAACTTGAAAGTAAAAAGGACTATTTTACCGCTACCCATTCAAAGGATGTAGCTGAATTTGCTTTGAAGGTTGCAGAAGCATTAAACTTGCCAGCCGAAGAGAAGAAAAATATATATCTTGCGGGTTTACTTCACGATATAGGGAAGGTTGTTGTGGAAAAAGCCATATTACTTAAAGACGGTCCCCTAAACAATGTAGAATGGGACGAAATTAGGAACCATCCTATTGTGGGGAGGGAGATATTAGAACACATACCCGGACTTGAGCGACCCGCATTGTATGTAGGGATGCACCATGAGTGGTATAATGGAAGAG from bacterium encodes:
- the nadC gene encoding carboxylating nicotinate-nucleotide diphosphorylase, whose protein sequence is MAYGILKKLLEYVEEDMPFGDVSSELIPDAVHCKARIEARENFKVFGLEYVKELCEYLGLNVQLKKRDGDWVVKNDVLIYLNGNAKLILQLERTLLNLIGHLSGITTQVAFFVMKARACNPDIIIACTRKTTPGMRYFEKMAFKTGGGDTHRFSLSDAVMIKDNHLKLLGGVAQAVRHAKEKSSFAHKIEVEVETLEEALIAAQEGADIVMLDNMTPAEISKVVEKYKELGYYGRVLLEASGGITFENLEDYAKTGVNIISSGYLTKTVRSCDVSLELEL
- a CDS encoding aspartate dehydrogenase translates to MRLGIIGCGAIGNFVARKIEEGVVPHTVLGVVFDVRVEKAYQLQNLLSIKPDIAFDFEDFIKYDVDVVLEAASQQALKDYGFRILESGKDLVAMSAGAFADEEFRRKLFDFARLNNRKIYIPSGAVAGLDGLKALSYVNISKAKLVTRKPPAGLGKSTEQPETLFKGSAAEAAKLFPQNINVAVALGLAGDILEKLEVEIIVDPKVKNNMHTIEVESEAAELKIVLKNRPFPQNPKTSFLAALSCLQVLKNISSHVIIGG
- a CDS encoding TldD/PmbA family protein, encoding MKKLAESVVDLLKMKKVQYGDVRVVRVVKEFILIKDGIVEEIGKSVSEGVGVRALIDGRWGFAGISSTSIRDAEEAINSAVEIARSAGKLGRQSGLSEEPSYVDSYVSAFVKDPFKVNIEDKINLLLEVDSHLKGRYVKKRISYMEFEEFKQVFASTEGSLIDQKFIDSSISLKVVGERKGEVQERSFSNTLRKGYEYISELNLIAIAEQLIDELQQLLVVPTCPEGEMDVILAPDQMALQIHESIGHPLELDRVLGFEASYAGTSFATLDKLNSFQYGSELLNVYQDSTYPHGLGTFGYDDEGVKAQKVPLIKNGILSGYLSSRESAYYINARSSGAARAQDWSRIPLVRMTNINLLPGNSSLDEMIESTKYGVLMKTNKSWSIDDKRLNFQFGTEVGYLISNGKIVGMVKNPSYTGITPVFWNNLVMVGNEKEFEYYGIPGCGKGEPGQIMKVGHGSPPCKFVKVKVMPSK
- a CDS encoding FAD:protein FMN transferase, whose protein sequence is MKKRILPIFILIGISCSPEKSNYVTKTYIVMGTVLNVTLPQDYAFFSDSVYYIFRLVDSLMNPVKPYSDIYKVNSNSGKFVSVHPYTADCIKKALLVSDLTDGAFDITVGSLVHLWHFDEQGKYKFPPEDSIEKYRKFINFEEVIVSDNAVKIGKNQRITVAGIAKGYAIDLSAQYLKTRGVNSAIIDAGGDLYLLGSKGRRPWKVGIRDPHNRGINRIIALSDLACCTSGDYERYVEQNGTRYSHIFSPFTGYPVSNGVRSVTVIYGDATLCDAFATAIFVLGPDEAKSLRKKIEGLEYYIVTDDTTLFSDGFNSYFVD
- a CDS encoding Fe-S-containing hydro-lyase, whose amino-acid sequence is MHEKRLFLPAKKEEILNLKVGERVLLNGTIYTARDAAHKRILNELERGEFNLFPLNGAIIYYCGPSPAPPGRIIGSAGPTTSYRMDPYVPILLKHGVHGFIGKGKRSQKVREALRKFGGVYFIATGGAGALLSTKIVGSKVIAYEDLGPEAIYAFQVADFPVIVGIDANGNDIYEIGPQNYKNQTNQQNKN
- a CDS encoding zinc-dependent metalloprotease, whose protein sequence is MIKVLLCLAVSACDPNAYTANGAWWDISRYSTILIYIDPRFDAVTRTKIITDVIRSWNAYTQECGFSLQYKSTDIEHAWHAIVIRMDLDLPSADDILGRTLWKTVANRRTGKIDFWGNNNLYILVGPPEKYVREEVDFYTVLRHEMGHALGLGHSPCPDCLVDSTLPPNTVRYISDAEQNGLYCIYGSLFGDRVRPGGGFEAHITPIDRRHVTISMLIGSCNGMGTGGADSAKVKMNFHRGKDIVWQTIDSFPYPSRCYWDSVVVELPPWDDNESGWRVLRSYVYFPDTTIISESDTFYFGFLEVEDSTGSFSMEDSIPLDIATLPEGLKITNSGRFPVSVDIYNSCGRAIRSKMKIEPSEGVLLEDMTQGVYIIRVTVDGGDKRVYIRKIIAF
- a CDS encoding LytR C-terminal domain-containing protein, whose translation is MKKRMILSVLLGVIFVVFLAVAVYSSFRAYKVRNRMWYVKNVNPSIRVEVINATGIPGLARKVTFLLRQDGFDVVYYSSSRDTIKKTVVVERSDSSMSHAKHLAKWLGCKEITMEWDYDKISDCALVLGLDFNQYFPGLDTAKILY
- the guaB gene encoding IMP dehydrogenase, with the protein product MNLKEGLTFDDVLILPGESEILPAETDLRTIFAKNVPLNIPLVSAAMDTVTESEMAIAIARLGGIGVIHRNMTPEKQAEEVRKVKRAQSWFIEDPFVLGPENIVKDALKLIEEKGISGIPIVDNERRLLGIVTKRDLLFENDDSKPLEEVMTTNLITGIVGISMEEAKKKMKKHKVEKLPIVDKDGRLKYLVTFKDILRKLEYPDANVDSHGRLRVAAACGTGDDSKERVKKLVEAGCDVVVVDTAHGHHKRVIEMVKWIKKNFEIPVVAGNVATKEGCKALIEAGVDGVKVGVGPGSICTTRVVAGIGVPQLTAIMDCYEEAKKYDIPVIADGGIRYSGDIVKALAAGASSVMIGSLFAGTDESPGETILYEGRKFKVYRGMGSLGAMSQGSKDRYFQDKQSKLVPEGVEGMVPYRGKVADVVFQLLGGLRSGMGYTGSKNIQELRVKSRFIKITHAGVRESHPHDIIITKEAPNYSPPGNQ
- a CDS encoding HD domain-containing phosphohydrolase: MSEHRVLNSFESLLRDNVSQVKGVEFYYNIFESPYSKDFIGLGGEIPEVYSFDDKVAFIDALSGLIITFEGTDELVLKWINRHKGFVMLVLKITVSEYLRNVLDEFASKIIEVRDFQEIYNEIISYLSVITSSTLGAITVYDEVSNVLVGKGRGYKDVSLHGNVMLEGFFNVPLTPETAASKALEVKDILVINDAKNEPRILKKFVEYYKVDRVMIAPIFVEEKLFGMIYLGRYEGLPSYTQGEVRLLKSLIPYLTSVLKLLKHREDSEKRLKALLFVKDLAEDILSESSLLKIFDVSREYLKEIVKIENCAFYNFNPVDLTLLYNFGFSKVELAEIKKNISSSGTLEKGDEICPTFIRNPNLDYKILCAVPFSIENRNFIAVLGSRTKEKLTKEDQELIRVLFSSVKVASKNLFLYEKSVEALDKIIEILSQLESKKDYFTATHSKDVAEFALKVAEALNLPAEEKKNIYLAGLLHDIGKVVVEKAILLKDGPLNNVEWDEIRNHPIVGREILEHIPGLERPALYVGMHHEWYNGRGYPEGLKGEEIPLGARILCISDAVVTMLSDRPYRKALNKDQVVFELIKESGKQFDPELVKIVINILEQENL